The Skermanella pratensis genome has a window encoding:
- a CDS encoding cytochrome c oxidase subunit II, producing the protein MFRAAGTEADSVANLFYVMLAGSAVIWLGVMGLSLYAVRATPAKDGARRGVQLIIWGGCVFPTVVLALLLYWGLAKMPDYRRPADGPTIAVSGERFWWRVAYDLKGEPGVVKSLPPGGVESANEIWIPVGRRTEILLGSPDVIHSFWVPALAGKIDAIPGRVNRIILEPTVVGVYNGVCAEFCGDAHAQMGLRVVVVPEAEYAAHVEAQARPASVVSGPGYEAFLASGCGACHTVRGTPADGSVGPDLTHVASRRTIGAGLLETSEENLARFIRATDHVKPGVEMPEFGVLPDEEIAAIANWLGDLR; encoded by the coding sequence GACAGCGTCGCCAACCTGTTCTATGTCATGCTTGCCGGGTCCGCCGTGATCTGGCTGGGAGTCATGGGCCTCAGCCTTTACGCGGTCAGGGCGACGCCCGCGAAGGACGGCGCGCGGCGCGGGGTCCAGCTCATCATCTGGGGCGGCTGCGTCTTTCCGACGGTGGTCCTGGCTCTCCTGCTGTACTGGGGCCTGGCGAAAATGCCGGATTACCGGCGGCCGGCGGACGGCCCGACCATCGCGGTTTCCGGCGAACGGTTCTGGTGGCGCGTCGCCTACGATCTCAAGGGTGAGCCGGGAGTCGTCAAGAGCCTGCCCCCCGGCGGCGTCGAAAGTGCCAACGAGATCTGGATCCCGGTCGGCCGCCGGACCGAAATCCTTCTCGGCAGCCCGGACGTGATCCATTCCTTCTGGGTTCCGGCGCTCGCCGGGAAGATCGACGCGATCCCCGGCCGGGTCAACCGCATCATCCTCGAACCCACGGTGGTAGGCGTCTACAACGGGGTCTGCGCCGAATTCTGCGGCGACGCCCATGCCCAGATGGGGCTGCGCGTCGTCGTCGTCCCCGAAGCCGAGTACGCGGCCCATGTCGAAGCCCAGGCGCGCCCCGCCTCCGTCGTTTCGGGACCGGGATACGAGGCGTTCCTCGCGAGCGGCTGCGGTGCCTGCCATACCGTCCGGGGAACCCCGGCCGACGGCTCGGTCGGTCCCGACCTCACCCATGTCGCCTCCCGGCGCACCATCGGCGCCGGCCTCCTCGAAACCAGCGAGGAGAACCTCGCCAGGTTCATCCGCGCCACCGACCATGTGAAACCCGGTGTCGAAATGCCGGAGTTCGGCGTGCTTCCGGATGAGGAGATCGCCGCCATCGCGAACTGGCTGGGAGACCTGCGATGA